Proteins encoded in a region of the Prochlorococcus marinus CUG1416 genome:
- the recO gene encoding DNA repair protein RecO gives MSGSGECRLEGLCIKASPLGENDRLITILTDEQGIVRLAVPGARRPKSSLAAATPLTYLSLQIFGKRNLKSVRQIKILKSYSGLGKNIECLAAAQAITELTFLLVGNNDKQQNYLSCVLAHLDRIYLYEESKEEDIKMLAISIQSLIHLLAIGGINLPIHHCCKTGEPIIPPLGNWEWSCYYLPIEGFSSMEDPQSNLKINASEVALLQRLLFPELPIKSDGELLGPKKVWLKILFIIETWISTQLEKDLSSLKMLREIYS, from the coding sequence ATGTCTGGTTCTGGTGAGTGCAGACTAGAAGGTCTCTGTATTAAAGCTTCTCCATTAGGCGAGAATGATAGATTAATTACTATTCTTACTGATGAGCAAGGGATTGTTCGATTAGCGGTACCTGGTGCTAGACGTCCTAAAAGTAGTCTTGCCGCAGCTACTCCATTAACATATTTAAGTCTGCAAATTTTTGGGAAAAGAAATCTTAAATCTGTACGTCAAATTAAAATATTAAAAAGCTATTCTGGTCTAGGAAAAAATATTGAATGCCTTGCAGCCGCGCAAGCGATAACTGAATTAACTTTTTTATTAGTAGGTAATAATGATAAGCAACAAAACTATTTATCTTGCGTTCTTGCGCATCTAGATAGGATTTATTTGTATGAAGAATCAAAAGAAGAAGATATTAAAATGCTCGCAATCAGTATTCAATCTTTAATCCATCTATTAGCCATTGGAGGTATAAATTTACCAATTCATCATTGCTGTAAAACTGGAGAACCTATTATTCCGCCTTTAGGAAATTGGGAATGGAGTTGTTATTATTTGCCAATTGAAGGGTTTTCGTCCATGGAAGATCCTCAAAGTAATCTTAAAATAAATGCATCTGAAGTTGCTCTATTACAGAGACTTCTTTTCCCCGAATTGCCAATAAAATCTGATGGAGAGTTATTAGGACCTAAAAAAGTCTGGCTTAAAATATTATTTATTATTGAAACTTGGATCTCTACTCAACTAGAGAAAGATCTATCTTCACTAAAAATGTTGAGAGAAATATATAGTTAA
- a CDS encoding 2-deoxyribose-5-phosphate aldolase encodes MPNIEYELNEKIHAIIINPYLTWEDFCANCDLIKKYNIKNISTSINYLDDFKNRLSNYSANINALISYPLADLPVTFIEELVNFAKDKGANGIEYIPNFINLSKRNLETFAAEIEQVKLSGLPVSIIINKSKLQKEVLYNAIEISLELGIKNFQFGDGFGPPITLNDVAEILKITGSQNHIKVVGGIKKLTQVIDLFDNGISCVGTSNFCEIFQEVKVI; translated from the coding sequence ATGCCCAATATTGAATATGAATTAAACGAAAAAATTCATGCCATTATTATTAACCCTTATTTAACCTGGGAAGATTTCTGCGCGAATTGCGATTTAATAAAAAAATATAATATCAAGAATATTTCTACTTCAATTAATTATTTAGATGATTTTAAAAACCGTTTGAGCAATTACAGTGCAAACATAAACGCACTCATTTCTTACCCTTTAGCGGATTTACCCGTTACATTTATTGAAGAATTAGTTAATTTTGCAAAAGATAAAGGTGCAAACGGAATTGAATATATCCCAAACTTTATCAATTTATCCAAAAGAAACTTAGAAACTTTCGCTGCTGAAATTGAGCAAGTGAAGTTATCTGGATTACCAGTTTCAATAATCATAAATAAATCAAAACTACAAAAAGAAGTTTTATACAATGCGATAGAAATATCTTTGGAATTAGGAATAAAAAATTTTCAATTCGGGGACGGGTTTGGGCCGCCTATTACATTAAATGATGTAGCGGAAATATTAAAAATAACGGGCTCCCAAAATCACATCAAAGTTGTTGGTGGTATAAAAAAACTGACACAAGTTATTGATTTGTTTGATAATGGAATTAGTTGCGTTGGAACTTCTAATTTTTGTGAGATTTTTCAAGAAGTAAAGGTTATTTAA
- a CDS encoding glycosyltransferase family 4 protein, with protein sequence MVHVAWLGKKSPFCGNVTYGNSTTEKLKARGHKISFIHFDNPSSSNSSKPLFLANDPDVSLPYLIKSQVYTIPSPRAEKKLRLSLERLKPDLVHASLTLSPLDFRLPEICDEINLPLIGTFHPPFDAKNRNLTASTQQLTYQLYAPSLSKFDKIIIFSELQKNVLYKLGVPKEKQIIIPNGVDENIWKPFFEKNKKYDQVKNKLGNERIFLYMGRIANEKNIEALLRSWRQTKTQNCKLVIVGDGPMKPTLENSFSNLGNEKLIWWGAELDLETRVAIMQIAEVFFLPSLVEGLSLSLLEAMSAGTACVATDAGADGEVLDNGAGIVISTDNVAAQLKTIIPILVEHPSFTKDLGEKARERILERYTITKNINSLEKVYMNLKDNLKN encoded by the coding sequence GTGGTTCATGTTGCCTGGTTGGGTAAGAAATCTCCTTTTTGTGGAAATGTAACTTATGGCAATTCAACTACTGAGAAATTAAAGGCCAGAGGTCATAAAATTAGTTTTATTCATTTCGACAATCCTTCTAGTTCAAATTCATCAAAACCATTATTTCTGGCAAATGATCCTGATGTAAGTCTTCCATATTTAATTAAGTCCCAAGTTTATACAATACCCTCACCAAGAGCAGAAAAGAAGCTAAGGCTATCATTGGAAAGATTAAAGCCTGATTTAGTACATGCAAGCTTAACTTTATCTCCTTTAGACTTTAGACTTCCAGAGATTTGTGATGAAATTAATCTTCCACTCATAGGAACATTTCACCCACCATTTGATGCAAAAAATAGAAATTTAACTGCTAGCACTCAACAATTAACATATCAACTTTATGCTCCCTCTTTATCAAAGTTCGATAAAATAATCATTTTTTCCGAACTTCAAAAAAATGTTCTTTATAAATTAGGCGTACCTAAAGAAAAACAAATAATTATTCCAAACGGTGTTGATGAGAATATTTGGAAACCTTTTTTCGAAAAAAATAAAAAATATGATCAGGTAAAAAACAAACTTGGAAATGAAAGAATCTTTTTATATATGGGTAGGATTGCCAATGAGAAAAATATCGAGGCACTTTTACGTTCTTGGCGCCAAACAAAAACTCAAAATTGCAAATTAGTTATTGTTGGAGATGGACCAATGAAGCCAACACTTGAAAATAGTTTTTCTAACCTTGGTAATGAGAAATTAATTTGGTGGGGAGCCGAATTAGATTTAGAAACTAGGGTAGCAATAATGCAAATAGCAGAAGTATTTTTCTTACCAAGCTTAGTAGAAGGTTTATCATTATCACTTTTAGAGGCAATGTCTGCTGGTACTGCTTGTGTAGCTACAGATGCCGGCGCTGATGGTGAAGTTTTAGATAACGGAGCAGGCATAGTAATTTCAACTGATAATGTGGCTGCACAATTAAAAACTATAATCCCAATTCTTGTAGAACATCCTTCATTTACAAAAGATCTTGGAGAAAAAGCTAGAGAACGTATACTTGAGAGATACACAATTACTAAAAATATAAATTCACTTGAAAAAGTTTATATGAATTTAAAAGATAATTTAAAAAACTAA
- the hpf gene encoding ribosome hibernation-promoting factor, HPF/YfiA family, which translates to MKILIHGKNLELTGALKEYTEAKIEKATHHYKDIVKEADIHLSIEKNPRVSFQTAEVTIFANGTVIRAEEKTENLYSSIDLVSNKLCRKLRKYKERNNKTIHNNQFKNKESFPIENTESRFLDEALLKEGIEASLPEPSIKNKYFEMNPISSEEARKQLDLIDHDFYVFRNKKNNELQVIYKRKHGGYGLIQSK; encoded by the coding sequence ATGAAAATTTTAATCCATGGGAAAAATCTTGAGCTCACTGGAGCATTAAAAGAATATACTGAGGCAAAGATAGAAAAAGCAACACATCACTATAAGGATATCGTTAAAGAAGCCGACATACACCTTTCAATAGAAAAAAATCCAAGAGTCTCCTTCCAGACTGCAGAAGTTACTATCTTTGCAAATGGGACCGTAATTAGAGCCGAAGAAAAAACTGAAAATCTATACTCAAGCATTGATTTAGTTTCAAATAAACTTTGTAGAAAATTACGTAAATACAAAGAAAGAAACAATAAAACAATTCATAATAATCAATTTAAAAATAAAGAGTCTTTCCCAATTGAAAATACAGAATCAAGATTTTTAGATGAAGCTTTACTTAAAGAAGGAATAGAAGCAAGTCTGCCTGAGCCATCTATAAAAAATAAATACTTTGAAATGAATCCAATTTCATCAGAAGAAGCAAGAAAACAATTAGATCTAATTGATCATGATTTTTATGTTTTTCGAAATAAAAAAAATAATGAACTTCAAGTTATATACAAGAGGAAACATGGAGGTTATGGACTGATTCAATCCAAATAA